GGCGACCTATATGCTGAACCGGGCCATAGGCGTGCAAAGCGCCGATGGATACGCGGTGGCTCTGCCCTTGCTGGAGGAGCATCACGCTTTCGTCCGGCGCATGGATGGCGAGCCGGGACTTCGGACCGCCGCGGCCTCTGAACGGGTGTGGACGGCGCTGTTCCGGCTGGCCCGTTTTGCGCAGGCCGAAGCCAATGCCCGTGAGCGGCTGGAGGCACTGACCGCCCGAGCCGACTTTCCGGCCATCGAGATCGGGCGGGCCTATGAAAATCTCGCCTTGTCGATCCATGAGCAATACCGCCCGAACGACGCCGGTCCGGTGTTCGCGCGCGCGCTGGAAATCCTGGACCGGACCGACGGCGCGGAAGGCATTCTGGCCAGCCTGCTCGACGCCTATGCGATCCATCTGGTTTACAACGCCGACCGGGATGAGGCGCTGGCCATCGCCCGGCGCAATGTCGCCCTGCGCGCCGAACTGTTTGGCGAGGCCAGCGCCGAATATGCGCGCGGGCTGAACACGCTCGCCTATGTGCAACGCCGCAACGGCATGACCTATGCGGCACTGGAATCGCTGGCAGGCGCCGAGGCCATTTATGACGGGCTGGGGCCCTCCATGACCGGGGCGCGAACGCAGGTGATGCTGCTGCGCGGGCAGATACTCTACGAGCAGGGCCAAGTGGCGCAGGCCGAGAGCGTTCTTGCCGACGCTGATCTGCTGATCGACCCCTCCCAGGCCAACCAGCGTCGCGTATGGCACACGCGCATGGGCCACATACGGCGCACGCAAGGCCGGCTGACCGAAGCGCTTTTCCATTTCAACGAGGACTTGGCTTCATCCACGGCGCAACGCGGCGAGCAAGCGCGCGCCAACGCCTTTCCGCTATTGGAGATCGCCAAGACCTTGCGCATGCAGGACAATCTGACCGAGGCCGAAGCAATGGCGCGCCGGGTACTCGCCCTTCACGCCGCCTACGGCGTGACGACGGGCAGTGATGTCGGCATCGCCTGGGGTGAGCTGGCCGCCATATTGTCTGCGCAGGACCGCCACGACGAAGCCTTGCAAGCTTCTGAACAGTCGAACATCCTCACCGCCCCGGTCTGGCCGCGTGGAACGCAAAGGCGCGCCCTGCAGGACTTCAATCACGGCATGCTCCTGATGGCGGCCGGCGAGTATCAGGAAGCCGAGCAGCAAACGCGCCTGGGCATCGGCGATTTCCGCAGTATTGAAGGACATTCACCCGTGTTCCTCGGCACGATGATGAATGCGCTCGGCTATCTCCTCGAGCAACAGGGAGCATACTGGCAGGCCGCTGAGGCCTATCGCGAGGGACTGGACCTGCGCGCCGGGCGGCTGACCAATGACAATCCGGCTTTGGCCAGCGGGCGGGCCTTTCTGGCGCGCATGCTGATTGACGCGCTTGATGAGCCGGCAGAGGGGCTGGCGCTGTTCCGGGCCGCGTCACGCGGGCTGGTTGAAGGGATCGTGCTGCGCGCGGGCACAGCGGCGGATGAAGGCGCGGACGGTGTCGAGTTTGCGCAGAAGGACGCGTTCTTCACCGCCCATCTCGAAGCTTTGTGGACCAACGCCCACCCGCCGCAGTGACGCCTCGCTCCCGCGATGAGCGATGTCCGCTGCCGCGGTTCTAAGATCGGCCTTAATCGGCTGGAGACCCGTCAAACGGCGCAGGGTCCTCGCTCCAATCGCCCATCGCCGCCTGCCATAGCGTCAGTGCAGCGGCGGCGGCGGTGTCGGCGCGCAAAATGCGCGGCCCCAGGCTGACCGCCAGCACGCCGGGCAGCGCCCGCAGCCGCTCACCCTCCTCCGGCGCAAACCCGCCCTCCGGACCGATCAGGATGGACCAGGTCTCCAAAGGCTGGAGCGCCCCCTCCCGTACCGCTTGCAGCGCCTCCAGCATCGGAACGCCCCCTGTCTCGTCGCAGAAAATCAGCCGCTGTCCCTCCGGCCACGCGTCCAGCAGCGCCTCCAGTTTCACCGGTTCGCCAATGTCCGGCACGTCCAGGCGTTCGGTCTGTTCGGCGGCTTCGCGGGCCAGCGCTGACAGACGGTCGGTGCGCACGCGCTCGGCATTGGTGCGCCGGGTGAGCACCGGGATGATGGCGCGCGCGCCCAGCTCGGTGGCTTTCTCCACGATGAAGTCGGTGCGCGCCTTCTTC
The window above is part of the Hyphomonadaceae bacterium ML37 genome. Proteins encoded here:
- a CDS encoding 16S rRNA (uracil(1498)-N(3))-methyltransferase, whose translation is MGAPYRACAPAAKRALPQGRAARYTRSMSTNPRLFVDASLSQGASLTLERDQAHYLVSVMRRQPGDSVRVFNGRDGEWRAVLASAGKREARLEIAERLRAQSVPPPLTLYFAPVKKARTDFIVEKATELGARAIIPVLTRRTNAERVRTDRLSALAREAAEQTERLDVPDIGEPVKLEALLDAWPEGQRLIFCDETGGVPMLEALQAVREGALQPLETWSILIGPEGGFAPEEGERLRALPGVLAVSLGPRILRADTAAAAALTLWQAAMGDWSEDPAPFDGSPAD